The window CAGTGTACCTGACTGGGAAATCAACCATATCATTAATCTTGTCCCTCCATATGAAGCTCCTAAACGAGAAGCGCTTGAGCTGGATGATAAGCACGTTGGGAAGACGCCAGAGCAGCAGCTGTTTAGAGGCTTCCCTGTGTTGCTGACACTTAGGACAATACCTGAACCACAACAAGAGAAGATACATGTGGGCCAGTCACATTTATGATGTCAATTGAACACACTTTGAAACTGACACGTCTGTCCGTACCATGCCTCTTCAGGGGCCAGCACCTCAGGTTTGGTAAAGAGGTTCAGGCACTGCTCTAAGGTGAAGTGTCCTGCCCTGGATGTCTCTGTAGCAGAGCCAGGGTCCTCATCAAACTCCAGCTCTTTAGAGCGGACCAGCACATATTCCTTCAGCCGCTCATTGTTCTTCCACACCAGCTCCAGCGTGCAGTCATCAGGCAGCTCCAGTACCGCATCACCTGTAGGGGGCGCCAGGATGATAAAGATACACAGCTccaacaagcattttagaaaacaAATCCACCCAAAAAACCTCTGACTGACCTTTGTCCTCAAGTCTTCTGTCCTCCTTTTGGCTTGAGTCCAGAACTGCTATGTAGAATTGAGACGCACTTCCAGTGGCTGACTCCGAAGGCTGCTGATACCCGGTCACTACAGCTACCGATGAACAAACAGCAATTGACTATTACTCCACAACAAACAAAGACTTTGGCATAGATTTTTACACCAACTTACCTTCAGGTTTTAAAGCCTTTTCACATGAGGTTTCTTTCTCCACCAAAGAGTCTTGGGAGCTGGTGGCGAGCTCACAGCACCCGGAGTCACTGGTGTGTGTGGAGAGAGTGTCCCCACCTGCTGCGGAGATCACAGATGCGGTCTCAGTTTGTGGGGCTTGGCTTTCCGCTTCTCCTGCAGGTGACGgttcctcctcctgctcctgaCCTTCTGAAACATTGCTCGCCATGGAGTCCAGGTCAACATGGGACAGACTGGCCTCTGGAGACGTCCGACCAGACTGGAAAGGTGGCTGGAACACATTGACAGAATACCTGCACACAGAAATGAAGGGTTAACACCAGTGCTGCTGGTTCCTAGTTAAAAGATTTTACTTTTTATACCAGAACATCCCAATTAAAACAAATAGtctataaataaatgctgtaataacTACAcagacaaaaaattaaataaacaataaataaaatgctgttaatgctataaaagtaTGCATATAAAATAGACAACTGGTGTAAATCTAAATGAAAAGAATGCTATAATACAATTCTATAAAATACAgctaataagtttaaataaattataaaataaaacaagcaatttaactTTGTTTTCCATTTATTAAAGCACACATTAAGCACTTCTTCactaccacagaaaaaaaaagatacacaaGCAGAGATAAATACAATACAAgttataaataaaagaatattcAGGTGTGGAAAGTAATAAGGTACAGTGCACAGTgttcactgtatatatattaaatatatatacacttttgttAAAGCTGTTCTGtcgtttgattaacattaatgacagacagcagcaggtatttataggctgctgtccctttaagacctgaagcacagatccaatataattaaacacatttcagtttctcagttgttttctttcaattaataCACATCCAAACAGAGTTGAGCTGTCTTTTGCCTCTACTTGTGCTAGAATGATTTAAAATCACTTGAACGTGTACGAGTACAAATGATAAGCTTTTACTTTATGATGGTTAAACATTGCAATTTATCCACGAATCACATGCATGGCGAGAAGATAATCATACCTAGAATAGCCTTCCAGAAGCTGTGTCAGGCGAGAGCAAGTCAACCTAGACTCAGGCACACTAATTAAAAATGGCAGTCCAATATTGTCCACATTGGGCCGGCATGTGGTCTTGTGATTGGGCCAGTGGTTCTTCTGGCAGGCCCTATAATCAGAGGAAAGAAACTTAACACCAACTAGCCAAGACAAAGTCTCTAAATCCCAAGCATGATCTCATAGCCAGCACAACACATCTATTCTAATGAATACATGTAAACTCACTGATTACAGTAGCCGACGCGGTAACAGCGAGTGCAGCGCTTGAGCTTCTCGTCATCAGAGGCAGGAGGCTTCATGCAGCCAGCACACTTTGTGATTGGGATGTTTGGAACCAGAGGTCTCTGAAGATCAATACAAAGACACAATGAATACATTATATCATAGCAAGAACATCAACTAAACCTAGGAAAATAAGAAGAGTGACAAAAATGGTGTACCTGTTGGACCTTCAGCAACACCACTCTCTCTTTGGCAAGATCTTTAGACAACACCTCAAAGCAGAAGAGCAGGTCACTGGGCGAGACTGTGTCTAAAGATTGAGGCGGTGAGAAGATTCTGTTGAACCTGTTCTTCACCACCTGGAAGAAAATATTGAGGGAACACTCTCTTTATGACTTTAATACTTAATAACTTTTATGAACGTCACAAGGCACGCATCAGTAGATCTGGTTGATTTTTTACCaaatgttattttcaattgtGAAAGAGGCTTCCAACAATTATAACTAGATAATCAAGAAAAACTCATATTCAGAACAGAATCATCATACCTCTGCCAGCCGCAGGTTCTCTGGTTTGATCCTCACACTGCGAGATATTGACTCCAGGACTTCAGCTGTGTTCGAGTTCTCTTTACTCACACTGACCAAAAACtacacaaacaaaatgtttaggtcaaatatttatatatataaaaaaaaagaatatcaagCTAAATGAGGTTGAACAGTCTGAGCCTTTTGTGCACAGGCTTACTCAAGAACTTCAGAAAGTTGTTTTGTGTACCTTGACTGGTTTCTTGTGAGGCTCTTTAGCGAAATAAAACACAGTCAACACCTTCTGCTTTTGAGGTAGGGGGACAGGCAAGTACAGGAAGGGGTCAAAGGTTATGgaaaccttaataaaaaaaaacactgatgagAAAACTCCAACAACCATATTGCTAAGAGATACTGAAAATGATACATTTCAGAATTTGATGGTTTTTACTGACTTTATGAATTTGAATCATAGCTCTTGATGTATTACCTTCGAACACACAGGACACACCAGCTTTGACTTGTACTGGCCCTGAAAGAGGTCAACAATGAAGGAATCATTCCTCATTTTATGCCTCTGCCATGCCTCTTCTGCAACAACCTGCcaatcataaataaaaacaattttcaaaGAATTATTATCATGGAAAAGCCTCCTTATCTTATCACTTCAcatgaaacataaatattaaaatattgtcttgGTATTTGAATTTAAACGCTCAAATGTCCCATATTCAATTATTAGATTAATGACAGCACAGAATCTTTCCTATTAATTTTACATCATAATGCTTTGTCAACTGTCAGATATGAATTCTGAATCTCAGTTTGCCAGTgtagtctcagacttttggactctATTGGACATGCTTATTTAGCAACACACTCTGCTACATATCCAAGGATGCAGTATATGCAGTCTGTTTTGAGACAAAAACAAGAGCTCACTTCATCCTGACAGCCATCTGAATCAACGGTCTCTGtatatggtttgttttggatgcgGTTCAGGTCCTCATGCAGCCCATCCAGTAAGAAAGCCATGAACTCCTGAGCATCATGCTGTGCGTAGCCTGTAAACTGACTGGCCTTACTGGCCACTATAGCCTatgaaaagaaatggaaaaaaacaacaccCTGTTATTATGTGTTACTTACAGAATAACATATTCGAAACTGAAAGATATTGTATAAGAGGAGAGATTTGCTGCTGAATGGATACCTTTAATTTGGAGGGTTGAAATGCATGGTGAGTGCCCTTCCACAGCGCTCGAAGCAGAACAGCAAAGCTAATGGCCAGCCGTCCACCCGTGCCCAATGGATTACTACAGTTAATCTCGGACTCAAACCCCCGGTCTGGAAATAATACACCACAAAACCACACTCCTGGGtagaacacacaaacatacaacaaAGAAGCAATTCTCATCAATCAAATTACCACTGACCATGGAAATAATCCCTGAGCTCCCGTGTGTTGGAAAGGGACTGGATCACACTGTTCATAAAGCAAGTGTTTCCCAGATTGACCAGTCCAGTGAAGCCGGGGAGACACACTTTCTTCTCCTCCACTTCTTCAGCTCTCTCACTGCCTGCAGGAGGAGTGTGGGTCATGGGCTGCACCATGCAGGTGGGCTTGGGCTGTGGATAAAGAAAGGGCAAATCTTAACTAACAGTCCTGAGACCAGTTATAGCACACTAGCTCATCATATGTGACAAACAAACATGCACTCACTGTAACAACAGTTGGTTCCTGTTTGAGGGACATGTGTTCGGAGACTGAGCGTGGGGTCACGGCATCCAGACCCGAGTCCTCTGGGGTTCGAGGGGGTTTGGCTTTCTCCTCTCCCACTCGTGGTTCTTCTTTAGCGGGAAGTGCATGCTGGCTGCTTCCTGGCTGGCTCTTTTCAAGTGTAGAAGGGCTGGAGGGCACAACAACCTTGGCGCCCCCCACTGCACCTTAAACAGATGACAACAGAGCTTGTGGTTAGCACCTAAATATCATGGCTTGTAATATTACGCTCACTATTTACAGCTATTATGCTCATCAAGATTGcattaatttgttcaaaaatgctgtaaaaacagtaaaagtgaaatataaaaaattttaaatatctgatttccattttaatgcattttaaaatgtaatttattctgtgaTCCACAGCTGAATTTTAAgaagctattactccagtcttcagtgtcaccttcAGAATTCAGTCTAATATGTtgattataatacaaatatttttgtgaaaactgctatttatttttcaggatctCTTAAcaaatagaaattattatttttttgttagaaacagaaatattttaacaccattattaatgcatttacaatCACTTTAGACCCATTTAatgtttttcaatattgataGAAACTAACCATATTCTGATTAAGATGTTATATTAATTAGGTCAGAACTATGCACATTGCACATGCATCACTCTCTGTATTTTACTTTTCAATATTAAAACTTACTTTTATGCATCAAACAAAATGATACGATAAATATCACAATTCATTTGTTGTTTGTAGTGGTTGTAATTAATGGATTTGCGGGGTCATACATTTTAATTGCACTAATCAGATGGACTTtattctagtaaaaaaaaaaatggcttcacCATAACAAAAACAGCGATGTACAATTAGACATTTAAGATTATTTACAAGTAATTACTATTAGATATAATTGGAATGGAATtttccaagagggtctggctgcagacttgcacttgcactctcagacttgcattctcagacacttgcacttccgctagtgacgtcacttgcagtctttattttttatttatttatttttactttttgtttgaatttcccaacattttataacagtagccaggtggcgaagacaagaaaaaaataaacaaaattgcaatgtcacttgcaatcgctacttgcactctctgctaccttgcaatcgacacaaattgTGCtcgttgccaatggagacaagaagctgtggtggtgaataaacgcaacgcgcaaagtttcgcattaagcatttttccatatagaataaactctctacaacttgtttatatcactgtctttgtccattaagctacattatgtgttttatttataatgattttctataggaggaaaacgtttaatgtacaacttaacgcactgcgttctgtactcgtctgcttgcctgaacggagttgatccttttaaaatcacttaatgcatttcataatgcacgttcatatttgctggtgtgtatatactttgagtcaacaacaagacatataggctatgcatgctgaattgtctttatcatcttagtctgttattaggcctcATTAAGCgttcgcattgtgttcatagccatctgcttgccttgttgtacattaaataataactatatatcgaatttggtcttttaattgaacttaacgtatcctaatacattatgccatattaagtgtttgttttttttctacaggaggaaaacgcttaacgaaagactttgtgtatagtagtagacctactaatttagttttaatcgtttaatcaccaccacagcgtcttgtctccattggcaacatgcacgaacgtgttgattgcaagtgacgtcacaggtagcggagagtgcaagtagcgattgcaagtgacattgcaattttgtttcttttttcttttcttcaccaCCAGGTTACTGTTGTAAACtgttgaaagattcaaacaaaatgttatcaataaatatatttaaaaaaaaaataaagactgcaagtgacgtcgctagcggaagcacaagtgtctgagaatgccagtctgagagtgcaagtgcaagtctgcagccagacccttcttgaattttctaaaaatatattgctACGATTTTTTTTGTGATCTATTAGTCTGCGTTTAAATTTTTGGCATACATTTTGACAAGCTATATTCTTGTTCCATGCTAGTATCACTGGCGATTGCATTTTCAGGAGGGAATCACGCAATTATATGTGATTTCCAAAACTTTGCTGCATATAACTGACCATCTGTCCTCTTGACAACataaaaaacaatacttttattcaattcTTTAATTCTTTTATCCACTCACTTTACAATCTCTAAAAAAGCGGTCACTCATCTCAGTTCGCGAAATAACaacattccattaaaatcaaAGTTGTCTACACTGCATGATGAATCTCTTATGTTGTGTCGCTGTTAGTAAGAAAGGATTAGCATGAGCAGgcagcattctgaacaaaaactCCAGGGTTTTGAGCAGTGACCTAACTTAAACACTTCTGGCCATTGTGTTGTAGATATCAACAAACATGCGTgtgaacttttaaacagtagtgtaagtGTATATGATGTGAATTAACATAACCACAACTGAACAATCATGACACATTTAATTTGAGACACATCACTATACTGGAATTCTTTCTCAATTTTTCCGACCTGAATCTGAACCAAATGTGAGGAATGATGCCATTCTCTCTCATATAGATTCatcaatataaacaaatatattttaaactaaagaTCTAAAGTGAAGAATCAATATCAGTATATAAACAGATAGTCACAGCTCTATTTGAGAGAAGGCTGTGTAGAGCAGTGTGGGTCAGGAGCCTGGCACCAACAAAAGAACTAGGGATGCTCATTTCAGTTAATTTTTCCGACCTACAACTACCATTCGTTATCCAAATATTAACCTTTAACTGATCAGATTAGAacattaaatttgtattaaataaataatcgaaTGGACGAGTGTCTGTAACtcactaaaacaataataataaaaaaatgtatatatgtgtgtctgtatatatatatatatatatatatattttttttttacatgtgcaaACAGCAGGATACAGAACAATACAGCAACAACAGAACCTGAATTCACACATATCTGAATTATCACGCACCTGCATCTGAATTATCACACACCTGCAGCACTTCTGAgaacaaagaaaaacagaataaaataatataaataaaaagaataaaataaacaggCCTACACTACATATTTTTCACTTAAATAACCAATTAAGATGACAAAACGGAAACACACTCTGAATCCTTAAATGCTATTTGAATGTTTTTCGTCagggataaaaataaatagcaggTCTACCTCAGAACACAACTTATgtagcttttatttgaaataaattaacatgTCAACTTGCTGTGGGGCATAGTCTGGAGTAgagatgcacgatattggatttttgtTTGTTATCGGATATGCAATTATTTTTCAGCTCATTTTGGCCGATAatcgatgccgataccgatatttttacttttgtttggAAACAACACCAACTCTCTCTGGTGCAGAGAtttgaaacaaattatttttttaaattctggttagtttctaacaaaaaaaaccttacttattagaattaaataattaaaaattattaattaaaaaaacaataattaagttCTTCAATGCTGAGAGCACATTGAAAGctttgaaaataactataaatcaAATCTCTTTTATTTCACAAACAGATGCAGTGGTAAAATTTGTAGATGTTTTAAGATTTGTAGATGGTCTAAAGCAAAGGagctgtaaaaagaaaaatctgaaaatctTTTAGAGCTCCTTGTATTAAATTTTTCATTACCTTTTCGGGGAAAACATattacacaaaaatgaataaaactgtatatacaaatttatttaatttataagcatcatgtttgtgatttttattcatgTAAGCTATAGCTTCTGACCTTTAAAATCAAAACATAGTTTCTTCAGGTTAAAACaaccttttattttgatgggttgctgtGAAGACATTTAAGTTTCTATTTTTATATGACATGATGATGTGCTTTAGTATATGTGTAGTAAATTAAACTTTGCCTATGCCCCATTCATTcatacagagacacacagaacatgcaggattcatatagAAGTCATATTTTTGTGGCTTAATATTCACAGTAAATAAAAAGCCTTACCGGATGAGCATTAGGACCCGGGGGGACTGCACGTGCTAGTAACTGGTGACTATCACACACCAAACATGGCATTCTTTAGCTACATTCTCTGATTAAATGTGGCAATCCAAAACAATGAATCTGCCGATGTGATCTTATAGTGCTAGCACACCCTGAGCATATGCATGTTATTCATCGGCAAGGCATATCGGCATAATCTTTCATATCAGACTGACTCATATTTTAAGCCATTATCGGTCGATTTTAATAACGTTCcaataatattgtgcatccctagtcTGGAGTGCAGCCTGTTTCGTGGCAGAAAACACAGGCTTCTGCAGCGCTGAGCATTGTAGTCAATCTCAGACATATCTGTTGCTTTCTtgaacacaatggccaatcagaggtgtttaagTTAGACTCCATTCATCGCTTACATATCATCGAGTTAAatacatttcaacttttcagaatgtcgcaagcgcaccgcgggtcatgtgacaagaactaaccaatcagcttcatcctctcccgtaacaacgttgaaagctcagccaagatgaaagaacagctgatcatagctgtatatggattgccattttgaaataaatttagtagcagagctactgccagcgatttttagagctgcaaatccatttagaGCAGGACACAtacatttatcctttgctgaaatttctgcgtcttcatggacagagcacgtcatggttgcttagcaaaggcagacgcctcgggcgcaactgcccgagcgctttggaaagaaggagaaagcgacgggcctagcgttttccactcgtttttaggcgcgatatgtgaacggcccctaacactgtaaagctgctttaacacAACCAGTATaaattgtataaagcgctatacaaacaaaggtgacttgacttgagtaTAACGGAACGGTAAGATTGTGAAGAATGAAAAGATGAGTGACAGCTTTTTAATGATAATAAGGGGGAACACCTTTTTGCACGCTTTCTAGGATATAACCCATTCAGAATTTGAATACATTCACCCACGGATTCACTCTGATTTATCTAATATTGCCTTTTTCCATTGTATTGACTTTACTACTACAGTTAAGTGAAAGTGTAGGTGCTTGCAGCAAAATATGTAGGCACGTGTGGTATTGAGTTAAATATCTAcagaatatttttctttaataatgcAGCAAAACTGATAGAATCGGACAAAATTCttactttcggttaacggttaaacggtcaatatgagcatccctaacaAGCACTGGCACATTTGGCTTGACCCTGTCTCACACTCGTATTGAGTTACTGGATCACTCCCTGTAGTCACATTCCTTTTCTTGACCATGCCCTCATTTcaacatgtaaacaaaaacagtCCTGCTTTTTCCACAGTAATTATCTCATGTATGCTTCCTATCACACATCAGAGCTCTCTGAAAAGATCAAGGAACTAGCTGTTCTTATTCAGCCAAACCTTAGTCATGGACACACTGCTCATGCAGCTAATGCTATATAGTATCATAAATGTAGACAAAATAATGTGTGGTTGCTGGTGAAAGTTTGCTCAAAAGCCAACAGAATCCAGGCAGCAGACCTTGTGTGGCAGGTGCCTCCAGACCTCCCCAGCGCTGACTGTGTCTTTTCTTCAGGGTGATGTCGATACGGGACGGAGTGAAGGCATAGCTGGACTGATCTGGTTGAATTAGATTCCTGAAACATCAGAAGATGGGACCATTGAACAAACCCTCAGAAACATACACTTGACCAGTGGATCAATGGAGATTAGGATGCCCATCAGAAAATCTTACCTGAGTTTAACCTGCCATTTAAAGACAGTGTTTGATCCACAATCCGGATGAAGGCGCAAAAAATTAGGATCACTGTGAACAGTTTCAATAATTAGTGTCATTGTAAGAATTGGAATCTTTATTCTGGACACTGTGTGTGGATGGCTCCTTCACCTGGTCTGGAAGAAAAGAGTGAAGTCTTGTTCCCTAAACAGCACCCTGGACGTCGTCCGGCAAATTTCTTTCATGTAGACATTAACCACCATCAGGTCTGTCCCTttctcataagagtcattcttGACAAACGTCAAGTTCACCATTGGCTCCGGACCTTAACACAAATCAATCATGAGAAATAAAGTATAGTAGATCCAGTACAGTAGATCAAGTATAGGAGATCCAGAATGAACTTTCCCCCACATCCACTCCAAACCCTGTGGGTGATCAATATCACCTTCAGTCACCGATTGATCACCCAAAGTGCAAGTCTGAGTTCAGCATGACTGTGCATGAGGTCAACTCACTACTGGAGAAAAAGCCTATATCTTATGGTTGTccttaaaagctgaagaattccAAATTAACTGTTATTTTGATAGTAAAATACAACAAAGCTATGTTTTCATGTAGCATGTCAATTCTGCATGGTATGTAAGACTCTCTCGCTTGCTCTATCTCTTtctttgcatgtgtgtgaaaAACAGTGCTCTCAGCAAAGCAACAGCAAGTGGTGCGGCTTCACACTACTGAATATCACACTGAGATGAACTAAGAAATGGCACAGATCTCTTGCCGGAGAGTGAACCttgccaaccccaaacttttgaactgtactgTATAATCTGATGTTGTGCTCTGATGAAAGAACAAATGATGCAACAATTGTTCTTAACTGA is drawn from Carassius auratus strain Wakin unplaced genomic scaffold, ASM336829v1 scaf_tig00215416, whole genome shotgun sequence and contains these coding sequences:
- the LOC113094727 gene encoding ubiquitin carboxyl-terminal hydrolase 19-like isoform X1; amino-acid sequence: MASSSTGPSESGRRRGQRGPDDVVSTSKKKQKDRANQESKEAKRATSATGSETRKDLFVDWKQNAHEVIVRLNCEDAGVLKVEDIDYAFSDSACHIRLPDGREWSCHLHEEIEASCSKLLYKEKINVLQIVMHKRIPLNTWPTFANKKKTEMVNILRENGSNHHQSITGQSEKSGQIIEKVPTGTSAEQKRGKPDRGLKRGMKGKQVELSESTVVKVAEIKSSAKADPINEPSAKRTTQASRNTKEPQLGPCSTKETQSKPAVNGKTHSLAVSSGDSASNAKDNKVQMQVKSQGRQASPREKEVDRRPKINVKVEENESKTVSSVCELKVAQQESSPLVKIATDERENRKDEKKPQVDAQIPKMLPSHDLLSGAPVSSASKREESPQKCCTEEKRDKSKEDPQGGSQEEDTEGPEPMVNLTFVKNDSYEKGTDLMVVNVYMKEICRTTSRVLFREQDFTLFFQTSDPNFLRLHPDCGSNTVFKWQVKLRNLIQPDQSSYAFTPSRIDITLKKRHSQRWGGLEAPATQEVLQVCDNSDAGAVGGAKVVVPSSPSTLEKSQPGSSQHALPAKEEPRVGEEKAKPPRTPEDSGLDAVTPRSVSEHMSLKQEPTVVTPKPTCMVQPMTHTPPAGSERAEEVEEKKVCLPGFTGLVNLGNTCFMNSVIQSLSNTRELRDYFHDRGFESEINCSNPLGTGGRLAISFAVLLRALWKGTHHAFQPSKLKAIVASKASQFTGYAQHDAQEFMAFLLDGLHEDLNRIQNKPYTETVDSDGCQDEVVAEEAWQRHKMRNDSFIVDLFQGQYKSKLVCPVCSKVSITFDPFLYLPVPLPQKQKVLTVFYFAKEPHKKPVKFLVSVSKENSNTAEVLESISRSVRIKPENLRLAEVVKNRFNRIFSPPQSLDTVSPSDLLFCFEVLSKDLAKERVVLLKVQQRPLVPNIPITKCAGCMKPPASDDEKLKRCTRCYRVGYCNQACQKNHWPNHKTTCRPNVDNIGLPFLISVPESRLTCSRLTQLLEGYSRYSVNVFQPPFQSGRTSPEASLSHVDLDSMASNVSEGQEQEEEPSPAGEAESQAPQTETASVISAAGGDTLSTHTSDSGCCELATSSQDSLVEKETSCEKALKPEAVVTGYQQPSESATGSASQFYIAVLDSSQKEDRRLEDKGDAVLELPDDCTLELVWKNNERLKEYVLVRSKELEFDEDPGSATETSRAGHFTLEQCLNLFTKPEVLAPEEAWYCPKCQQHREASKQLLLWRLPNVLIIQLKRFSFRSFIWRDKINDMVDFPVRNLDLSKFCIGHKGDIQQPPIYDLYAVINHYGGMIGGHYTAYARLPSDKNSQRSDVGWRLFDDSTVTTVEESQVVTRYAYVLFYRRRNSPVERPSHLLGPRGAESSAATGGAASQASSQNLFGTDLDPDGPPRLSTEVTSDMFAHSGECAAPSYSSMEEVD
- the LOC113094727 gene encoding ubiquitin carboxyl-terminal hydrolase 19-like isoform X3, translating into MASSSTGPSESGRRRGQRGPDDVVSTSKKKQKDRANQESKEAKRATSATGSETRKDLFVDWKQNAHEVIVRLNCEDAGVLKVEDIDYAFSDSACHIRLPDGREWSCHLHEEIEASCSKLLYKEKINVLQIVMHKRIPLNTWPTFANKKKTEMVNILRENGSNHHQSITGQSEKSGQIIEKVPTGTSAEQKRGKPDRGLKRGMKGKQVELSESTVVKVAEIKSSAKADPINEPSAKRTTQASRNTKEPQLGPCSTKETQSKPAVNGKTHSLAVSSGDSASNAKDNKVQMQVKSQGRQASPREKEVDRRPKINVKVEENESKTVSSVCELKVAQQESSPLVKIATDERENRKDEKKPQVDAQIPKMLPSHDLLSGAPVSSASKREESPQKCCTEEKRDKSKEDPQGGSQEEDTEGPEPMVNLTFVKNDSYEKGTDLMVVNVYMKEICRTTSRVLFREQDFTLFFQTSDPNFLRLHPDCGSNTVFKWQVKLRNLIQPDQSSYAFTPSRIDITLKKRHSQRWGGLEAPATQGAVGGAKVVVPSSPSTLEKSQPGSSQHALPAKEEPRVGEEKAKPPRTPEDSGLDAVTPRSVSEHMSLKQEPTVVTPKPTCMVQPMTHTPPAGSERAEEVEEKKVCLPGFTGLVNLGNTCFMNSVIQSLSNTRELRDYFHDRGFESEINCSNPLGTGGRLAISFAVLLRALWKGTHHAFQPSKLKAIVASKASQFTGYAQHDAQEFMAFLLDGLHEDLNRIQNKPYTETVDSDGCQDEVVAEEAWQRHKMRNDSFIVDLFQGQYKSKLVCPVCSKVSITFDPFLYLPVPLPQKQKVLTVFYFAKEPHKKPVKFLVSVSKENSNTAEVLESISRSVRIKPENLRLAEVVKNRFNRIFSPPQSLDTVSPSDLLFCFEVLSKDLAKERVVLLKVQQRPLVPNIPITKCAGCMKPPASDDEKLKRCTRCYRVGYCNQACQKNHWPNHKTTCRPNVDNIGLPFLISVPESRLTCSRLTQLLEGYSRYSVNVFQPPFQSGRTSPEASLSHVDLDSMASNVSEGQEQEEEPSPAGEAESQAPQTETASVISAAGGDTLSTHTSDSGCCELATSSQDSLVEKETSCEKALKPEAVVTGYQQPSESATGSASQFYIAVLDSSQKEDRRLEDKGDAVLELPDDCTLELVWKNNERLKEYVLVRSKELEFDEDPGSATETSRAGHFTLEQCLNLFTKPEVLAPEEAWYCPKCQQHREASKQLLLWRLPNVLIIQLKRFSFRSFIWRDKINDMVDFPVRNLDLSKFCIGHKGDIQQPPIYDLYAVINHYGGMIGGHYTAYARLPSDKNSQRSDVGWRLFDDSTVTTVEESQVVTRYAYVLFYRRRNSPVERPSHLLGPRGAESSAATGGAASQASSQNLFGTDLDPDGPPRLSTEVTSDMFAHSGECAAPSYSSMEEVD